One window from the genome of Candidatus Sericytochromatia bacterium encodes:
- a CDS encoding NfeD family protein — protein sequence MLNPAIAWALIGTLLVLLELTTGEFTLLTMGLACWAAAAVALAGFSLTAQVAAAVALAGGVTALILPWVRRRLAPPATPTPVQSMIGQPAEVISPIADGRAGKVKLDGVVWRAESDLPLETGRRVLVMEVSGTTLRVLPEEPVSAPPSWLSGGTTHASPPVAPPEGSPSMQEPTQPT from the coding sequence GTGCTGAACCCTGCCATCGCTTGGGCGCTGATCGGGACCCTTCTGGTTCTGCTGGAACTGACAACCGGCGAGTTCACCTTGCTCACGATGGGCCTTGCCTGCTGGGCGGCCGCCGCCGTGGCCCTGGCTGGCTTCAGTTTGACCGCACAGGTGGCCGCCGCGGTGGCGCTGGCAGGTGGCGTGACCGCACTGATTTTGCCGTGGGTCAGGCGCCGCCTGGCGCCTCCAGCCACCCCCACCCCGGTCCAATCGATGATTGGTCAACCCGCTGAGGTCATCAGCCCCATCGCCGATGGTCGCGCCGGCAAGGTCAAGCTGGACGGGGTGGTCTGGCGCGCTGAATCCGACCTACCGCTTGAAACTGGCCGTCGGGTGCTGGTCATGGAGGTCAGCGGGACCACCCTGCGCGTGCTCCCTGAGGAGCCTGTCTCGGCGCCCCCATCGTGGTTGTCAGGGGGCACGACGCACGCGTCGCCGCCCGTAGCGCCCCCGGAAGGTTCCCCATCCATGCAAGAGCCGACCCAACCCACCTGA